In one window of Skermanella rosea DNA:
- a CDS encoding MOSC domain-containing protein encodes MNTAVAKIYRYPVKGLSAQALDEVALAPGEGLPDDRRFAISHGASSFDPTAPEWRPKRDFLMLAKNERLAALETDYDSATGILTVRRKGRQVARGQITSGMGRLLINQFFAAYMKGEAPGTPSLVEAPGVMFSDTPEKYVSILNLASVQDIERVVQAPVDPVRFRANLLLDGLEPWAEAKWVGRSVAIGDAVLEVEEQIGRCAATEVNPATATRDINIPLQLQRGYSHRNCGVYARVIQGGRIASGDPVRLID; translated from the coding sequence ATGAATACCGCAGTTGCGAAGATATATCGTTATCCGGTCAAGGGACTGAGCGCCCAGGCTCTGGACGAGGTCGCCCTCGCGCCCGGCGAAGGACTTCCGGACGACCGGCGGTTCGCCATCAGCCACGGAGCTTCCAGCTTCGACCCGACGGCGCCGGAGTGGCGCCCCAAGAGGGATTTCCTGATGCTGGCCAAGAACGAAAGGCTGGCGGCGCTGGAGACCGACTACGACTCCGCGACCGGCATCCTGACGGTGCGCCGCAAGGGCAGGCAGGTGGCCCGCGGACAGATCACCAGCGGCATGGGACGGCTGCTGATCAACCAGTTCTTCGCGGCCTACATGAAGGGAGAGGCGCCTGGAACGCCGAGCCTGGTCGAGGCGCCCGGAGTCATGTTCAGCGATACGCCGGAGAAGTACGTCTCGATCCTGAACCTGGCCAGCGTCCAGGACATAGAACGCGTCGTCCAGGCCCCCGTCGATCCCGTCCGGTTCCGGGCGAACCTGCTGCTCGACGGGTTGGAGCCCTGGGCCGAGGCTAAGTGGGTCGGCCGCTCCGTCGCGATCGGCGATGCGGTGCTGGAAGTGGAAGAACAGATCGGCCGCTGTGCCGCGACCGAGGTGAACCCCGCCACGGCAACGCGGGACATCAATATTCCGCTTCAGCTCCAACGGGGCTATTCGCACCGCAACTGCGGTGTCTATGCTCGGGTCATCCAGGGTGGACGGATCGCGTCCGGCGATCCGGTCCGCCTGATCGATTGA
- a CDS encoding DUF4167 domain-containing protein codes for MRHQTFDSNGPDVRIRGNAFQVYEKYLALARDAQTAGDRIAAESYFQHAEHYFRIIGLINEQSGENQRGREGRNGNGAPNGHGGANGNGQDQFGDDQDDDEDADAEDERAQMNA; via the coding sequence TTGCGCCATCAGACTTTCGACAGCAACGGTCCCGATGTTCGCATCCGAGGCAACGCTTTCCAGGTATATGAAAAGTATCTGGCGCTAGCTCGGGATGCACAGACTGCCGGTGACCGTATTGCGGCAGAAAGTTATTTTCAGCATGCCGAGCATTACTTCCGCATCATCGGCCTCATCAACGAACAGAGCGGCGAAAACCAGCGCGGCCGCGAGGGCCGCAACGGCAATGGCGCGCCGAATGGGCACGGCGGCGCCAATGGCAACGGCCAGGACCAGTTCGGCGATGACCAGGACGACGATGAAGACGCCGATGCGGAGGACGAACGCGCTCAAATGAACGCGTAA